One Oryza glaberrima chromosome 10, OglaRS2, whole genome shotgun sequence DNA segment encodes these proteins:
- the LOC127752927 gene encoding disease resistance protein RPM1-like, which produces MAEAAVVQALIKIGSAFGETALPLLQDFIKKEAALLQELPELAKCIRGELDMISSFLLQVRSKIHSTDNEVLKRWVVRVRQVAYHVEDIIDEYTHNVALLQDQSYLIRKMREAYNVTTFHAIATGLKDVSNEIKQLSEMKTKYAEYFGELLSNTSANTQAHLSRDGSLHTVKEGIVGMTVEMDLLNSWLAPNDLSRVVLSVWGLFGLGKTTLVRKVYQSMKEQKSFDCYSWIEVPHTYNNDVILRQLIRDLSEDQSQVPGSLESMYGSKLVDILSGVLTNKRYLIVLDNVWDAAAFHGISSFLMDSGNASRIIITTRTSDVASLAQETYKLKLKPLEDDDAMELFCRRAFHNSNKVCPPHLEDLCKQIVRKCGGLPSAIYAIGNVLAVREKTEVAWKIMNDQFQCMLEDNPGLGEVRSALSVSILFLPRHLKNCFLYCSLFPQNYRLSRESLVKLWTAEGFITKRGSSTLEEVADEYLMELIRGSLLQLLETDEIGRVAFCKMHDIVRDLALSYSRKEMFGLSDGDLQTDQKEDVRRLSISKCNKNVGSILEFPRLRTFITTNGGAESDLLHSLIQKSKYLAVLELQDSPIDIIPANIGELFNLHYLGLRRTNVKSLPKSIEKLTNLETLDLKYTRVDVLPKEICKLKKLRHLFAEKLIDRNRQVFRYFKGMQLPHGFSHMNEIQTLETVEATKDSIELLGKLTALRTLWVENVHRADCTKLFDSLSEMENLSSLLVSASDEYEVLNFDAFSPSEMKLQKLIIRGCLENDTFDKLMFKNLGSHMKYLSLSSSRLGNDPFLLLAKNMKNLIYLSIRKWCCAEEVALREGWFPRLTTLFLGDMKQVHTVVIEPSAVESLEALYLVSLTAMTAVPTGLELVGSLRKLVVWGQSDDFKLEWKRENWETKLRHVPEIRI; this is translated from the coding sequence ATGGCGGAAGCTGCAGTAGTCCAGGCCCTCATTAAGATTGGATCTGCTTTTGGAGAAACAGCACTGCCATTACTCCAAGACTTCATAAAGAAAGAAGCAGCTCTGTTACAGGAACTACCAGAGCTCGCAAAATGCATTCGGGGGGAATTGGACATGATTAGTAGCTTCCTTCTGCAAGTGCGGTCGAAGATCCACAGCACCGACAATGAAGTTCTGAAACGCTGGGTGGTGAGAGTACGCCAGGTGGCCTACCATGTCGAGGACATAATAGATGAGTACACCCACAATGTTGCTCTGTTGCAGGACCAAAGTTATTTGATTAGAAAGATGCGTGAGGCCTACAATGTCACAACTTTCCATGCCATTGCTACTGGACTGAAAGATGTAAGTAATGAGATCAAGCAGTTGTCAGAAATGAAGACAAAATATGCAGAATACTTCGGTGAGTTACTTAGCAACACTAGTGCTAATACTCAAGCTCATCTCTCCCGTGATGGCTCCCTCCATACGGTTAAAGAAGGCATTGTAGGCATGACAGTAGAGATGGATTTACTGAATTCATGGTTAGCACCCAATGATCTCAGTAGAGTAGTGTTATCTGTGTGGGGTCTGTTTGGATTGGGAAAAACAACTCTTGTCAGGAAGGTGTATCAATCCATGAAAGAGCAGAAGAGCTTTGACTGTTATTCCTGGATTGAGGTACCACACACATACAACAACGATGTTATATTAAGGCAGTTAATAAGGGACCTGTCTGAAGACCAAAGTCAAGTACCTGGCAGCCTTGAAAGTATGTATGGCAGTAAGCTGGTTGACATATTATCCGGAGTGTTGACAAACAAGAGGTATTTGATTGTGCTCGATAATGTCTGGGATGCAGCTGCATTTCATGGCATATCAAGTTTCTTGATGGACAGCGGTAATGCTAGTCGAATAATCATCACGACTAGGACAAGTGATGTTGCTTCACTGGCTCAAGAAACATACAAGCTCAAGCTTAAGCCCTTGGAGGATGACGATGCAATGGAACTATTTTGCAGAAGGGCTTTTCATAATAGCAACAAGGTATGCCCGCCTCACCTTGAGGATCTGTGTAAACAGATTGTGAGGAAGTGTGGTGGCTTACCATCAGCCATCTATGCCATAGGCAATGTGCTTGCAGTCAGAGAAAAGACGGAAGTGGCTTGGAAAATAATGAATGATCAGTTCCAGTGTATGTTGGAGGACAACCCTGGCTTGGGAGAAGTGAGGAGTGCCCTGAGCGTTAGCATTTTGTTCCTTCCAAGGCATCTGAAGAACTGCTTCCTCTACTGCAGCCTGTTCCCACAGAACTACCGGTTGTCACGTGAAAGCCTTGTGAAGCTGTGGACAGCAGAAGGATTCATAACGAAGAGAGGAAGCAGCACTCTGGAAGAAGTTGCAGATGAATACCTGATGGAGCTGATCCGAGGAAGCTTGTTGCAACTCCTGGAAACAGATGAAATTGGCAGAGTAGCCTTCTGCAAGATGCATGACATTGTGCGTGACTTGGCTCTGTCCTACTCCAGAAAGGAGATGTTTGGCCTGAGTGATGGAGACCTCCAAACAGATCAAAAGGAAGATGTTCGTCGCCTGTCAATATCCAAGTGCAACAAGAATGTGGGATCAATCTTGGAGTTTCCTCGCCTTCGGACCTTCATCACTACCAATGGAGGCGCAGAGTCAGACCTGTTACATTCTCTCATACAAAAATCGAAGTACCTTGCTGTTCTGGAGCTGCAAGACTCACCCATCGACATAATTCCAGCAAATATTGGAGAGCTGTTCAACCTGCACTATCTTGGATTGCGGAGGACCAATGTGAAATCACTTCCAAAATCTATCGAGAAACTTACCAATCTGGAGACTTTGGACCTGAAATACACCAGGGTAGATGTGCTGCCCAAGGAGATCTGTAAACTGAAGAAGCTGAGGCACTTGTTCGCCGAGAAACTCATTGACCGTAATCGCCAAGTGTTCAGATACTTCAAAGGTATGCAGCTGCCACATGGATTTTCACACATGAATGAAATTCAAACCCTTGAAACAGTTGAGGCAACGAAGGACTCCATTGAGCTGCTGGGGAAGCTGACTGCACTGAGAACCCTGTGGGTTGAGAATGTGCATCGCGCTGACTGCACAAAGTTGTTTGATTCATTGTCAGAAATGGAGAATCTCTCAAGCCTGCTCGTTAGTGCCAGCGATGAATATGAGGTCCTTAACTTTGATGCATTCAGTCCTTCTGAGATGAAGCTCCAGAAGCTCATCATTAGAGGCTGCCTCGAGAATGACACATTTGACAAGCTTATGTTCAAAAACCTTGGCTCACACATGAAATACTTGTCACTAAGTTCCTCGAGACTCGGCAATGATCCGTTCCTGCTCCTCGCAAAGAACATGAAGAACCTCATCTACCTGAGCATCAGGAAGTGGTGCTGTGCTGAGGAGGTGGCTCTCCGTGAAGGGTGGTTCCCTCGCCTGACAACACTCTTCCTTGGTGACATGAAGCAGGTGCACACTGTTGTCATCGAGCCATCAGCGGTTGAGAGCTTGGAGGCACTGTACTTGGTGTCTCTGACGGCTATGACAGCGGTTCCGACAGGCTTGGAGCTCGTTGGGTCGCTCAGGAAACTCGTTGTGTGGGGGCAGTCAGACGATTTCAAGCTGGAGTGGAAGAGGGAGAACTGGGAAACGAAGCTGCGCCATGTGCCGGAAATTCGCATTTAA